In a genomic window of Curtobacterium flaccumfaciens pv. betae:
- a CDS encoding LLM class flavin-dependent oxidoreductase gives MAELQHFGYFFSRGFGPQAWGRSDWDWGHDWTKPDLYQQSVRTLEQAGMDLVIAEDAVSLGSPTTLDLRIRQAYGGPKHDPLLLAPYLFAASSHIGIAPTVNAGITPPYLAARQFATLAHLSSDRLGINVVTDVGSARHAGLPPLPHDQAYDRAEEWITLLRRLWHSWGDAYVGAPDSWHFADGDALDAFHHEGAHFTADGPLNALPLASDPVVVSPGGSGRGLAFAGTHSDVQLALAPLSAAAVTDYRARVIAAAEAAGRSAADLRILFVLKPVIVSSPEEADRIVAASEHPTDDALRAAAIAWSSDSETDLLALDLDAPVPEGTFGEHVSAGTIRGLLGDTPDAPLRALLARKARQGRIASRSGFVGTADEFADFIEELGSDADNDGIIFSGDLHPAQIQRMFGDLVPVLRRRGLLRREYGAGGIRANLFDF, from the coding sequence ATGGCCGAGCTGCAGCACTTCGGGTACTTCTTCTCCCGCGGCTTCGGCCCGCAGGCCTGGGGACGGTCCGACTGGGACTGGGGCCACGACTGGACGAAGCCGGACCTGTACCAGCAGTCCGTCCGGACGCTCGAGCAGGCCGGCATGGACCTGGTCATCGCCGAGGACGCCGTCTCGCTCGGCTCCCCCACGACCCTGGACCTGCGCATCCGCCAGGCGTACGGCGGCCCGAAGCACGACCCGCTGCTGCTCGCCCCGTACCTGTTCGCCGCCAGCTCGCACATCGGCATCGCGCCGACCGTCAACGCCGGCATCACTCCGCCGTACCTGGCGGCACGGCAGTTCGCGACCCTGGCGCACCTGTCCTCGGACCGGCTGGGCATCAACGTCGTCACCGACGTCGGCAGCGCACGCCACGCCGGCCTGCCGCCGCTGCCGCACGACCAGGCATACGACCGCGCCGAGGAGTGGATCACCCTGCTCCGCCGGCTCTGGCACTCGTGGGGCGACGCGTACGTCGGCGCACCGGACTCGTGGCACTTCGCGGACGGCGACGCGCTCGACGCGTTCCACCACGAGGGCGCCCACTTCACCGCCGACGGTCCGCTCAACGCCCTGCCGCTGGCGTCGGACCCCGTGGTCGTGTCCCCCGGTGGCTCGGGCCGAGGGCTCGCGTTCGCCGGCACCCACTCGGACGTGCAGCTCGCGCTCGCGCCGCTGTCCGCCGCCGCGGTGACGGACTACCGCGCCCGGGTGATCGCGGCAGCCGAGGCCGCAGGGCGGTCCGCCGCGGACCTGCGGATCCTGTTCGTGCTCAAGCCCGTGATCGTGTCCTCACCGGAGGAGGCCGACCGCATCGTCGCGGCGTCCGAGCACCCCACCGACGACGCCCTGCGAGCGGCGGCGATCGCGTGGTCGAGTGACTCGGAGACCGACCTGCTCGCGCTCGACCTGGACGCCCCGGTGCCCGAGGGGACCTTCGGTGAGCACGTCTCGGCCGGCACGATCCGCGGGCTGCTCGGGGACACCCCGGACGCACCGCTGCGGGCGCTGCTCGCACGCAAGGCGCGGCAGGGACGGATCGCATCACGCTCGGGGTTCGTGGGGACCGCCGACGAGTTCGCGGACTTCATCGAAGAGCTCGGCAGCGACGCCGACAACGACGGGATCATCTTCTCGGGCGACCTGCACCCGGCGCAGATCCAACGGATGTTCGGCGACCTGGTGCCCGTGCTCCGGCGCCGTGGGCTCCTGCGACGGGAGTACGGCGCCGGAGGGATCCGAGCGAACCTGTTCGACTTCTAG